The following are from one region of the Quercus robur chromosome 1, dhQueRobu3.1, whole genome shotgun sequence genome:
- the LOC126722511 gene encoding BTB/POZ domain-containing protein At3g44820 produces MAPAGKVSGFRREGNDWFCNAGLPSDITVVVDGINFHLHKFPLISKCGKIARVYEESQSKFEKIFTAVLEEFPGGPDSFLIAVKFCYGVRVELTPRNIVVVYCVADYLEMTDEYGEGNLISKSESFFHKNILRNWKDCILALQSSEPVMSRAEKLQILSKCFNALSMMVCTDPSLFGWPMMMYGSLQSPGGSILWNGINTGARIRSSESDWWFEDISYLSVSLFEKLMKTMEAKGIRPENLAGATMYYARKYLPGLGRWQGGQSGKTRTVASFSLTPATVDQRVLLESIAKLLPEKKGKSFCRFLLGLLRVALILGVSHACKDSLERRIGMQLELATLDGLLIPTYSDSDTLYNTDCVERIIHYFMSSESGITSFSPSSFDLETSPSSGPLRNVAKLIDGYIAEVASDVNLKPGKIRVLAMALPESSRPLHDGLYRAVDIYFKAHPWLSEEDKEELCNVIDYQKLSIDACAHASQNDRLPLRVVLQVLFFEQMQLRTALAGCLHVLDAESAPAGPLTVPGDMAGQIVQRDGWVTVVRENQVLKVDMERMRSRVGELEEEFSKIKQEMKKVTKSHSTLSSPRLVAKKLGFKLIPRSSDAQPDTGESTGPTPRASVEQACPPCHSRHRKSFSLF; encoded by the exons TTTCCTCTCATATCAAAATGTGGGAAGATAGCAAGAGTATATGAAGAATCCCAAAGTAAATTTGAGAAGATTTTCACTGCAGTGCTGGAAGAGTTCCCCGGTGGCCCTGACTCTTTCTTGATTGCAGTTAAATTCTGCTACGGTGTCCGGGTCGAACTGACACCAAGAAACATAGTAGTGGTGTACTGTGTGGCAGACTACCTTGAAATGACAGATGAGTATGGAGAAGGAAATTTAATCTCTAAGTCAGAGAGTTTCTTCCATAAGAATATACTTCGCAACTGGAAAGATTGTATTTTGGCTCTTCAAAGTTCTGAGCCTGTCATGTCAAGGGCTGAAAAGCTCCAGATATTGAGCAAATGTTTTAATGCTCTCTCTATGATGGTTTGTACAGATCCTAGTTTGTTTGGTTGGCCCATGATGATGTATGGAAGTTTACAGAGCCCTGGTGGAAGCATCTTATGGAACGGAATTAACACAGGGGCCAGAATTCGAAGCTCTGAATCTGATTGGTGGTTTGAAGACATCTCATATCTTAGTGTGAGTTTGTTTGAGAAACTTATGAAGACAATGGAAGCAAAAGGTATAAGACCTGAAAACCTAGCTGGTGCAACAATGTACTATGCCAGAAAGTACCTACCGGGTCTAGGCCGATGGCAGGGTGGACAAAGTGGCAAAACCAGAACAGTTGCAAGTTTTAGCTTGACACCTGCTACTGTGGATCAAAGAGTTCTATTGGAAAGCATTGCGAAGCTCCTGCCAGAAAAAAAGGGGAAATCCTTTTGCCGTTTCTTACTGGGACTACTTCGTGTTGCATTGATATTGGGCGTCTCTCATGCGTGCAAGGACTCTTTGGAGAGGAGGATAGGAATGCAACTAGAACTGGCAACCCTAGATGGTCTTCTGATTCCTACTTATTCAGATTCTGATACATTATATAATACTGACTGTGTTGAAAGAAtcattcattattttatgtCTTCAGAGTCGGGGATAACATCATTTTCTCCATCATCATTTGACCTGGAAACATCGCCATCATCTGGACCATTAAGAAACGTTGCAAAGTTGATAGATGGCTATATAGCAGAGGTAGCTTCTGATGTGAATTTGAAACCGGGGAAGATTCGCGTGCTTGCGATGGCCCTCCCAGAATCTTCAAGACCTTTGCATGATGGGCTATACAGAGCAGTGGATATATATTTCAAG GCACACCCTTGGCTTTCAGAGGAGGATAAGGAAGAACTCTGCAACGTCATTGACTACCAGAAGCTATCAATTGATGCTTGTGCCCATGCATCCCAAAATGATAGGTTGCCACTTAGAGTTGTTCTCCAAGTTCTGTTCTTCGAGCAGATGCAGTTAAGGACAGCACTAGCTGGCTGTCTCCATGTATTGGACGCTGAAAGTGCCCCTGCAGGTCCTTTGACTGTCCCAGGTGACATGGCAGGTCAGATTGTACAGAGGGACGGGTGGGTGACAGTAGTACGTGAAAACCAGGTTCTAAAGGTGGATATGGAAAGGATGAGGTCTAGAGTTGGGGAACTTGAGGAAGAATTTAGTAAAATAaagcaagaaatgaaaaaggttACGAAATCACATAGCACCCTTAGTTCTCCTCGTTTGGTTGCAAAGAAACTTGGATTCAAGCTTATTCCACGATCCTCAGATGCTCAACCAGATACTGGTGAAAGCACTGGACCTACTCCAAGAGCATCAGTTGAGCAGGCATGTCCTCCCTGTCATTCCAGACACAGGAAAAGTTTCTCGTTGTTTTGA
- the LOC126722503 gene encoding protein RETICULATA-RELATED 1, chloroplastic-like: protein MSFCSPSFQLSYLRNPFNDTTTTNPTPQCTHKHNFTVHFRLSRFDDTTTKYSPPKLIASSSHSSQRHYSPLRSHHHHSFKLNCAIESSSSEEANAITVPEDEVRVLEGNHEQKTDFGGNGGDDDDRSGNGNGGGGGGGEGGDGEENGEEKEFGPILKLEEVMRKTKDRGVELPKDMLEAAKITGIRQVFLERYLDLQGSGWPLGFLMKYCSMLRNRMLADPSFLFKVGTEIVIDSCCATFAEVQKRGKDFWAEFELYAADLLVGVVVDIALVGLLAPYARFGQPSMPNGLFGSFNRACAALPSSVFEAERPGCRFSAKQRIATYFYKGVLYGSVGFGCGLIGQGIANMIMNAKRSLNKSDEDIPVPPLVQSAALWGVFLAVSSNTRYQIINGLEQLVEASPLAKRLPPVAMAFTVGVRFANNVYAGMQFVDWAKLSGVQ from the exons ATGTCGTTTTGTTCCCCGAGCTTCCAGCTCTCTTATTTACGCAACCCCTTCAAcgacaccaccaccaccaatccGACGCCGCAATGTACTCACAAACACAATTTCACCGTCCACTTCAGGCTTTCACGATTCGACGACACGACCACCAAGTACTCTCCACCAAAGTTAatagcttcttcttctcattcatCACAACGCCACTACTCGCCTCTCAggagccaccaccaccactcctTCAAACTCAACTGTGCCATCGAGTCGTCGTCGTCGGAGGAGGCCAACGCGATCACGGTGCCGGAAGATGAAGTTAGGGTTTTGGAGGGAAATCATGAGCAAAAAACCGATTTTGGCGGCAACGGCGGAGATGACGATGATCGTAGTGGTAATGGAAAtggtggtggcggcggcggcggcgaagGTGGCGATGGAGAAGAGAATGGTGAGGAAAAAGAGTTCGGGCCGATATTGAAGTTGGAGGAAGTGATGAGGAAAACGAAGGATCGCGGTGTTGAGCTTCCTAAAGATATGTTGGAGGCTGCTAAGATCACTGGGATTCGCCAAGTGTTTCTTGAGCGATACTTGGATTTGCAG GGGTCAGGTTGGCCGCTGGGATTTTTGATGAAGTACTGTTCCATGCTTCGAAATCGAATGCTGGCTGatccttcttttctctttaaaGTTGGAACCGAG ATAGTCATAGATTCTTGTTGTGCAACATTTGCGGAAGTTCAGAAAAGAGGCAAGGATTTTTGGGCTGAGTTTGAGTTGTACGCTGCTGATCTTTTAGTTGGTGTAGTGGTAGACATTGCTTTGGTTGGTTTACTAGCACCTTATGCTCGATTTGGTCAGCCATCCATGCCAAATGGTTTATTTGGAAGCTTTAACCGGGCTTGTGCAGCTCTTCCTAGCAG TGTTTTTGAGGCGGAAAGGCCAGGATGTAGATTCTCAGCAAAGCAGCGGATTGCCACATACTTCTATAAG GGTGTCTTATACGGATCAGTTGGCTTTGGATGTGGTCTAATTGGCCAAGGCATTGCAAATATGATCATGAATGCCAAACG GAGTTTAAACAAATCAGACGAGGACATACCTGTGCCGCCCCTTGTACAAAGTGCTGCTCTTTGGG GTGTTTTTCTTGCTGTGTCTTCCAATACCAGATACCAAATCATAAATGGCCTGGAGCAACTGGTTGAAGCATCTCCATTGGCAAAGCGGTTACCACCTGTTGCAATGGCTTTCACAGTCGGCGTGAGATTTGCTAACAATGTTTATGCTGGTATGCAGTTTGTAGACTGGGCTAAGTTGAGTGGGGTACAATAG
- the LOC126722496 gene encoding AP-2 complex subunit alpha-1-like, producing the protein MALSGMRGLSVFISDIRNCQNKEQERLRVDKELGNVRTRFKNEKGLSPYEKKKYVWKMLYIYMLGYDVDFGHMEAVSLISAPKYPEKQVGYIVTACLLNENHDFLRLAINTVRNDIIGRNETFQCLALTMVGNIGGRDFAESLAPDVQKLLISSSARPLVRKKAALCLLRLYRKNPDVVNVDGWADRMAQLLDERDLGVLTSSMSLLVALVSNNHEAYWSCLPKCVKTLERLARNQDVPQEYTYYGIPSPWLQVKTMRALQYFPTIEDPNTRRSLFEVLQRILMGTDVVKNVNKNNASHAVLFEALALVMHLDAEKEMMSQCVALLGKFIAVREPNIRYLGLENMTRMLLVTDVQDIIKRHQAQIITSLKDPDISIRRRALDLLYGMCDVTNAKDIVEEILQYLSTAEFAMREELSLKAAILAEKFAPDLSWYVDVILQLIDKAGDFVSDDIWFRVVQFVTNNEDLQPYAAAKAREYLDKPAIHETMVKVSAYLIGEFGHLLARRPGCSPKELFSIIHEKLPTVSSSTIPILLSTYAKILMHAQPPEPELQNLIWAIFNKYESCIDAEIQQRAVEYLALSRKGAALMDILAEMPKFPERQSSLIKKAEDIEVDTAEQSAIKLRALQQTSNALVVTDQRPANGTPPVTQLSLVKVPSMSSNVDHHVADQGLSQENGTLTTVDPQPPSADLLGDLLGPLAIEGPPSADVQPQQNIVSGVEGVPNAVEATAIVPVGDQTNSVQPIGSIAERFQALCVKDSGVLYEDPYIQIGIKAEWRAHQGRLVLFLGNKNTNPLLSVQAIILPPSHLKLELSLVPETIPPRAQVQCPLEIVNLRPSRDVAVLDFSYKFGNDMVNCKLRLPAVLSKFLQPIPVSAEEFFPQWRSLSGPPLKLQEVVRGVKPMPLLDMANLFNSFRLMVSPGLDPNPNNLVASTTFYSESTRAMLCLARIETDPADRTQLRLTVASGDPTLTFELKEFIKEQLVSIPTASRAPAPAPPAPQPTSPPAAALTDDPGALLAGLL; encoded by the exons ATGGCGTTGTCAGGGATGCGAGGCCTCTCGGTGTTCATCAGCGACATACGCAATTGCCAGAACAAAGAGCAAGAGCGCCTCCGCGTCGATAAGGAGCTCGGAAATGTCCGTACACGCTTCAAGAACGAGAAG GGTTTATCCCCGTATGAGAAGAAGAAATATGTTTGGAAAATGCTCTACATTTATATGCTGGGTTATGATGTGGATTTTGGTCACATGGAAGCTGTTTCTCTAATATCTGCGCCAAAGTATCCAGAAAAGCAG GTTGGTTACATTGTGACAGCATGTTTGCTAAATGAGAACCATGATTTTTTGAGACTGGCGATAAATACTGTGCGCAATGATATCATTGGTCGCAACGAGACTTTCCAGTGTTTGGCATTGACTATG GTTGGCAACATTGGTGGGAGAGACTTTGCTGAGTCGTTAGCACCTGATGTCCAGAAGTTACTT ATCTCTAGCAGCGCCAGACCACTTGTGAGAAAGAAGGCTGCATTGTGTTTGCTGCGCTTGTATAGGAAAAATCCTGATGTTGTCAATGTAGATGGCTG GGCGGATCGGATGGCACAGCTATTAGATGAACGTGATCTTGGTGTTTTGACATCTTCTATGAGTCTTCTTGTTGCCTTAGTATCAAATAACCATGAAGCATATTGGAGTTGTCTTCCAAAATGCGTTAAAACCTTAGAGCGGCTTGCCAGGAACCAGGATGTTCCACAAGAATACACTTACTATGGTATCCCATCCCCCTGGCTTCag GTGAAGACAATGAGGGCTCTTCAGTATTTTCCAACTATTGAAGATCCAAATACCAGAAGATCATTGTTTGAG GTCTTACAACGGATATTAATGGGGACtgatgttgtgaaaaatgtaaaTAAGAACAATGCATCACATGCTGTTCTCTTTGAAGCCCTTGCTCTA GTCATGCATCTTGATGCTGAAAAAGAGATGATGTCTCAGTGCGTTGCCCTTCTTGGAAAATTTATTGCTGTGCGTGAACCAAATATTCGGTATCTTGGCTTG GAGAATATGACTCGGATGTTGTTGGTAACAGATGTGCAAGATATCATCAAAAGACATCAGGCTCAGATCATAACCTCATTGAAGGATCCTGACATCAG TATTCGTAGGCGTGCTCTTGATTTGCTTTATGGTATGTGTGATGTTACAAATGCAAAGGACATAGTTGAAGAAATACTGCAG TATCTCAGTACAGCAGAATTTGCAATGCGTGAGGAATTGTCACTTAAAGCTGCTATTCTTGCGGAGAAGTTTGCCCCTGATCTGTCATG GTATGTGGATGTGATTCTTCAATTGATTGACAAGGCTGGGGATTTTGTTAGCGATGACATATGGTTTCGTGTTGTGCAGTTCGTTACAAACAATGAAGACCTACAG CCTTATGCAGCAGCAAAAGCCAGAGAGTATCTTGACAAGCCTGCTATACATGAGACTATGGTGAAG GTCAGTGCATATCTCATTGGAGAATTTGGACACCTTTTGGCCAGACGACCTGGGTGTAGTCCGAAGGAATTATTCAGCATCATACATGAGAAGCTTCCTACCGTATC gTCTTCTACCATTCCTATTCTTCTTTCAACATATGCTAAAATTTTAATGCACGCTCAACCCCCAGAACCAGAACTACAGAATCTGATTTGGGCAATATTTAACAA ATACGAGAGTTGCATTGATGCTGAGATACAACAACGAGCTGTAGAATATCTTGCCTTGAGTAGGAAAGGTGCAGCTCTAATGGATATATTGGCTGAAATGCCCAAATTCCCTGAGCGGCAG TCCTCATTGATCAAGAAGGCTGAAGATATTGAAGTTGATACTGCGGAACAAAGTGCTATCAAGTTGCGGGCACTGCAGCAAACATCAAATGCTCTGGTTGTAACTGACCAGCGGCCTGCGAATGGGACACCTCCTGTCACCCAGCTTAGTCTGGTAAAGGTGCCCAGCATGAGCAGTAATGTG GATCATCATGTAGCAGATCAAGGATTGTCCCAGGAGAATGGAACCTTGACTACAGTAGATCCCCAACCTCCGTCAGCCGATCTCCTTGGTGATCTCTTGGGTCCACTGGCTATTGAAGGCCCTCCTAGTGCTGATGTCCAGCCTCAACAAAATATAGTCTCTGGAGTGGAAGGTGTTCCAAATGCAGTGGAAGCCACAGCCATAGTACCTGTTGGAGATCAGACAAATTCTGTTCAG CCAATAGGAAGTATTGCTGAAAGGTTTCAAGCACTGTGCGTGAAGGATAGTGGTGTTCTATATGAGGATCCTTATATCCAg ATTGGCATTAAAGCAGAATGGCGAGCACATCAGGGGCGTCTTGTTCTTTTCTTGGGAAACAAGAATACTAATCCACTACTTTCAGTTCAGGCTATAATATTGCCTCCATCCCATTTGAAGTTGGAGCTCTCATTAGTCCCAGAAACTATTCCTCCCAGGGCACAG GTGCAATGCCCACTTGAAATTGTTAATCTCCGCCCTAGTAGGGATGTAGCAGTACTTGATTTCTCCTACAAGTTTGGTAACGATATG GTCAACTGCAAACTCCGTCTTCCTGCTGTATTGAGTAAATTTCTTCAGCCTATACCAGTGTCTGCTGAAGAGTTTTTCCCTCAATGGAGATCACTTTCAGGACCACCTTTGAAGCTTCAAGAAGTG GTTAGAGGCGTAAAACCAATGCCTCTCCTGGACATGGCAAATTTATTTAACAGTTTTCGGTTGATGGTTAGTCCAGGGCTT GACCCAAATCCAAACAATCTTGTAGCAAGTACAACATTCTATTCAGAAAGTACAAGGGCCATGCTCTGTTTG GCTAGAATTGAAACAGATCCAGCAGACCGAACCCAATTGCGTTTGACAGTTGCTTCAGGGGACCCTACATTGACATTTGA GTTGAAGGAGTTCATTAAGGAGCAATTAGTTAGTATTCCTACAGCCTCCCGTGCTCCTGCACCGGCGCCACCAGCACCTCAACCAACCAGTCCACCAGCAGCAGCATTAACAGATGATCCTGGGGCTTTGCTGGCTGGTTTACTGTGA